Proteins from one methanogenic archaeon mixed culture ISO4-G1 genomic window:
- a CDS encoding DNA-directed RNA polymerase subunit D RpoD: MDIEIIEMADKKAKFVLRNSSPAMANALRRTLLSDIPKMAIDTVEFYTGKLEGDDGKEYESITPLFEEVIAHRLGMLPVPTDLDLFVPQSECSCGGEGCPSCTIIYKLTKVGPATVYSSDLQPLGGPNSDKLRIVDEFIPIVELMPDQGINVFAKAVMGTAKKHVKWQVCNGVGYKYMPVINIDPKHASDEQVVACAKLCPEGLEVKGKKLVVKDPVKCGFARGCLEQLDETEGITVDWDDTNFLFKFETDGSLTAQQALDIALDVLSKEAKDFAEQIEAL; encoded by the coding sequence ATGGACATTGAGATTATCGAAATGGCAGACAAGAAGGCGAAGTTCGTACTCAGGAACTCCTCTCCTGCCATGGCGAATGCGCTCAGGAGGACACTCCTCTCCGACATCCCCAAGATGGCCATCGACACCGTCGAGTTCTACACCGGTAAGCTCGAGGGTGACGACGGCAAGGAGTACGAGAGCATCACGCCCTTGTTCGAGGAAGTCATCGCCCACAGGCTGGGAATGCTTCCTGTGCCCACAGACCTGGACCTCTTCGTGCCGCAGAGCGAGTGCTCCTGCGGAGGAGAGGGCTGCCCCAGCTGTACCATAATCTACAAGCTGACCAAGGTGGGTCCCGCAACGGTGTACTCATCCGACCTCCAGCCCCTCGGCGGACCCAACAGCGACAAGCTGAGGATCGTCGACGAGTTCATCCCCATCGTCGAGCTCATGCCCGACCAGGGGATCAACGTCTTCGCCAAGGCGGTCATGGGTACTGCCAAGAAGCACGTCAAATGGCAGGTCTGCAACGGTGTCGGATACAAGTACATGCCCGTGATCAACATCGATCCCAAGCACGCGTCCGACGAGCAGGTCGTGGCATGCGCCAAGCTCTGCCCCGAGGGACTCGAGGTCAAGGGAAAGAAGCTCGTCGTCAAGGACCCCGTCAAATGCGGATTCGCAAGGGGATGCCTCGAGCAGCTCGATGAGACCGAGGGCATCACCGTCGACTGGGACGACACGAACTTCCTGTTCAAGTTCGAGACCGACGGTTCGCTCACCGCACAGCAGGCCTTGGATATCGCTCTTGACGTCCTCTCGAAAGAGGCAAAGGACTTCGCCGAGCAGATTGAGGCGCTCTGA
- a CDS encoding DNA polymerase II large subunit, which translates to MMGGPVYSQDMAKYFAELNAKKDEIYDLAGKARKMGLDPEDYVDVPQAEDLASRCEELLKDYNVKGVAEVIRQKTLEAGNREVACLLTAKEVAKWPADSPEQALDRATRVGLAVLTEGILVAPLEGIAETRIKKNEDGSSYVDLLFAGPIRAAGGTAQAMSVLIADVVRTELGIGKYIATDAEIARFDEEIPLYKQCQHLQYSPTSQEIDLIVRNCPICVDGEGTEKIEISGFRDLPRIDTNQVRGGAVLVIAEGMCQKAAKLKKHVDKLNIPGWEFIGQYLDAHKMKEPAKKDDAAPVEKKVQPLDKYLRDIVAGRPIFGHPCRVGGFRLRYGRARTSGLASLAYSTASMYVMDDFMAIGTQLKIERPGKACVVTPCDILEGPTVLLKNGDVVYCQTKEEVLAIRDRIAEILDNGEILVPFGEFCENNHTLVPCGYPIEWHKQELKAKGELPADWIDPTYERAKEMCAQLGVPLHPKFNIFWSDVPLDSIRLLREHVLRTGVFDGKNLTVDLEPESKKVLQDLCVPHRVANKKVTIDERYSEPMLDCMGIVHDGNVLSAGPELEGNNTLQAISKAAGYEVRARAMTRIGTRMGRPEKAKERELTPKLHCVFPVGDNAEAGKELNAAINLLRSTITKYSSETPPLRATVANRVCPNCHTTTFRNWCRTCGAHTIYTPKPNQFGGAGPAEMDIDLEKELSDACDYLGIKFTGDVKCVDTLISRTKTVEPIEKGILRSKNGVSVFKDGTVRFDMTDIPLTHFKPREIGLSINKAHELGYTKDWNGDPLVDPEQICELKVQDVIPAKDCGDYLVKVAKYLDEELELLYHLPRYYNVEDRTDLIGNIVFGLAPHTSGCILCRIIGYSDVRGCYGHPFFHAAKRRNCDGDEDCLMLGLDALLNFSRSFLPDRRGGLMDAPLVLTTRLDPNEIDKEAHNVDCLREYPLELYEAAMAMKEPKEIEKKMDLIAGRIGTEKQYEGLGFTHDTNDISNGPKYSAYTTLESMMDKMNAQLMLGKKIRAVDEKDVAVRVLNKHFMPDMIGNLRSFSTQTVRCTKCGEKYRRMTLSGNCYRCGNPLNLTVHEASVKKYLEISKTIGNKYGLDAYTRERIDILEMNMNSVFNNDKVKKCKLSDFF; encoded by the coding sequence ATGATGGGCGGTCCCGTCTACAGCCAGGATATGGCGAAGTACTTCGCGGAGCTCAACGCGAAGAAGGACGAGATCTACGACCTCGCCGGGAAGGCCCGCAAGATGGGTCTGGACCCGGAGGATTATGTCGACGTCCCCCAGGCGGAGGACCTGGCGTCCCGCTGCGAGGAACTTCTGAAGGATTATAACGTAAAAGGCGTCGCCGAGGTCATCAGGCAGAAGACGCTCGAGGCAGGGAACCGTGAGGTCGCCTGTCTTCTCACCGCCAAGGAGGTGGCCAAATGGCCCGCGGACAGCCCCGAGCAGGCCCTGGATAGAGCAACAAGGGTCGGTCTGGCCGTTCTCACCGAAGGTATCCTGGTCGCACCGCTGGAAGGTATCGCGGAGACCAGGATCAAGAAGAACGAGGACGGGTCCTCGTATGTGGACCTCCTATTCGCGGGACCCATCCGTGCGGCGGGAGGAACCGCCCAGGCCATGAGCGTCCTGATCGCCGACGTCGTCAGGACCGAACTGGGCATCGGCAAGTACATCGCCACCGATGCGGAGATCGCCAGATTCGACGAGGAGATCCCCCTCTACAAACAGTGCCAGCATCTGCAGTATTCACCTACGTCGCAGGAGATTGACCTGATCGTCAGGAACTGTCCCATATGCGTCGACGGAGAAGGTACAGAGAAGATCGAGATCTCCGGATTCAGGGACCTCCCCAGGATCGATACCAACCAGGTCAGGGGAGGGGCTGTGCTGGTCATCGCCGAGGGTATGTGTCAGAAGGCCGCCAAGCTTAAGAAGCACGTCGACAAGCTCAACATCCCCGGCTGGGAGTTCATCGGCCAGTATCTGGACGCCCACAAGATGAAGGAGCCCGCCAAGAAGGACGACGCTGCCCCGGTGGAGAAGAAGGTCCAGCCCCTGGACAAATACCTGCGCGACATCGTCGCGGGACGTCCCATATTCGGACATCCCTGCAGGGTCGGGGGATTCAGACTGAGGTACGGGAGGGCCAGGACATCCGGTCTGGCATCCCTCGCCTACAGTACCGCCAGCATGTACGTCATGGACGACTTTATGGCAATAGGCACGCAGCTGAAGATCGAGAGGCCGGGAAAGGCCTGCGTCGTGACGCCCTGCGACATACTGGAAGGGCCCACAGTCCTCCTGAAGAACGGGGACGTGGTCTACTGCCAGACGAAGGAAGAGGTTTTAGCCATCAGGGACAGGATCGCGGAGATCCTGGACAACGGGGAGATCCTCGTGCCGTTCGGCGAGTTCTGCGAGAACAACCACACTCTAGTCCCGTGCGGCTATCCCATCGAATGGCACAAGCAGGAGCTCAAGGCCAAGGGGGAGCTCCCGGCTGACTGGATCGACCCCACTTACGAGCGCGCCAAGGAGATGTGCGCTCAGCTCGGAGTCCCGCTCCATCCCAAGTTCAACATATTCTGGTCTGACGTCCCGCTAGACAGCATCAGGCTCCTGAGGGAGCACGTCCTGAGGACGGGCGTCTTCGACGGGAAGAACCTGACCGTCGATCTGGAGCCCGAATCCAAGAAGGTCCTCCAGGACCTGTGCGTGCCGCACCGCGTGGCCAACAAGAAGGTGACGATCGACGAGAGGTACTCCGAACCCATGCTGGACTGCATGGGGATCGTACATGACGGCAACGTCCTCTCAGCAGGACCGGAGCTCGAAGGGAACAACACCCTCCAGGCCATAAGCAAAGCAGCGGGCTACGAGGTCCGCGCCAGAGCCATGACCCGCATAGGGACCAGGATGGGACGCCCGGAGAAGGCCAAGGAACGTGAGCTCACACCGAAACTGCACTGCGTGTTCCCCGTCGGGGACAACGCCGAGGCCGGGAAGGAGCTCAACGCGGCGATCAACCTCCTCAGGAGCACGATAACCAAATACAGCAGCGAGACGCCCCCGCTGCGCGCCACGGTCGCGAACAGGGTGTGCCCCAACTGCCACACGACCACGTTCCGCAACTGGTGCAGGACCTGCGGTGCCCACACCATCTACACCCCCAAGCCGAACCAGTTCGGCGGTGCGGGACCGGCGGAGATGGACATAGACCTGGAGAAGGAGCTCAGCGACGCCTGCGACTATCTCGGGATCAAATTCACCGGTGACGTCAAATGCGTCGACACGCTAATCTCCAGGACGAAGACCGTAGAACCCATCGAGAAGGGTATCCTTAGGTCGAAGAACGGAGTCTCCGTGTTCAAGGACGGTACCGTCCGCTTCGACATGACAGACATCCCGCTGACACATTTCAAACCTAGGGAGATCGGGCTCTCGATCAACAAGGCCCACGAGCTCGGTTACACCAAGGACTGGAACGGCGACCCGCTGGTGGATCCGGAGCAGATCTGCGAGCTGAAGGTCCAGGACGTCATCCCCGCGAAGGACTGCGGAGACTACCTCGTCAAGGTCGCTAAGTATCTCGACGAGGAGCTGGAGCTCCTATACCACCTCCCGCGCTACTACAACGTGGAGGACAGGACGGACCTCATCGGGAACATCGTTTTCGGTCTCGCCCCCCACACATCCGGTTGCATCCTGTGCCGTATCATCGGTTACTCCGATGTCCGCGGATGCTACGGACACCCGTTCTTCCATGCGGCCAAGAGGAGGAACTGCGACGGTGACGAGGACTGCCTGATGCTGGGTCTGGATGCCCTGCTGAACTTCTCAAGGAGCTTCCTGCCCGACAGGAGGGGAGGACTCATGGATGCACCCCTGGTCCTAACGACGAGGCTGGATCCCAACGAGATCGACAAGGAGGCCCACAACGTCGACTGTCTCAGGGAGTATCCGCTGGAGCTCTACGAGGCCGCCATGGCCATGAAGGAGCCCAAGGAGATCGAGAAGAAGATGGACCTCATCGCCGGACGTATCGGCACCGAGAAGCAGTACGAGGGCCTGGGATTCACCCACGACACCAACGACATCTCCAACGGTCCGAAGTACTCCGCGTACACCACATTGGAGTCCATGATGGACAAGATGAACGCCCAGCTCATGCTGGGGAAGAAGATCCGTGCCGTGGACGAGAAGGACGTAGCGGTCCGTGTCCTGAACAAGCACTTCATGCCTGATATGATAGGAAACCTCAGGAGCTTCTCCACTCAGACCGTCAGGTGCACCAAGTGCGGCGAGAAGTACCGCAGGATGACCCTGAGCGGGAACTGCTACAGATGCGGCAATCCCCTGAACCTCACCGTACACGAAGCATCGGTCAAGAAGTATCTCGAGATCTCGAAGACCATCGGGAACAAGTACGGTCTAGACGCCTACACCAGGGAGAGGATCGACATCCTCGAGATGAACATGAACTCGGTGTTCAACAACGACAAGGTCAAGAAGTGCAAACTGTCGGACTTCTTCTGA
- a CDS encoding GTP-binding protein, translated as MAGIDFKIPTVLTADELMEKAFHRASKIYKNGTNTLDTRKKTALAKVTAAGDIVVTAMTGYVDRFPRIEKVDDFFPQLVDIVIGVDRYKKALGAVNWCASKAEKLKNDTLKDIRRTKDPEIIESLRRGFYGRLNSYVNRIADDLEFLQDAKNKFRKLPAIDPALPTIVVAGFPNVGKSNLVTVMSTAEPEIAPYPFTTKGIIIGHIQDDWRKYQIVDTPGLLDREFEKRNDIEKQAVLALRYLTDVMLIVIDPSETCGFKLDVQEKLLNNIREGFPGVTIIVAESKSDILKTDDGRLYFSAQTGENMEALTETVMKEMREIARKKAVEAEVE; from the coding sequence ATGGCCGGAATAGACTTCAAGATACCCACGGTCCTGACAGCGGACGAGCTGATGGAAAAGGCGTTCCATAGGGCATCCAAGATCTATAAGAACGGCACGAACACCCTCGACACCCGCAAGAAGACAGCGTTGGCAAAGGTAACTGCCGCAGGGGACATTGTGGTCACCGCGATGACCGGCTATGTCGACAGGTTCCCCAGGATCGAGAAGGTGGATGATTTCTTCCCGCAGCTCGTGGACATAGTCATCGGCGTCGACCGCTACAAGAAGGCGCTCGGAGCCGTCAACTGGTGTGCCAGCAAGGCTGAGAAGCTGAAGAACGATACCCTCAAGGATATCAGGCGCACCAAGGACCCGGAGATCATCGAATCCCTCAGGAGGGGATTCTACGGGAGGCTCAACTCCTACGTGAACAGGATCGCCGACGACCTGGAGTTCCTCCAGGATGCTAAGAATAAATTCAGGAAGCTCCCCGCCATCGACCCCGCACTGCCGACCATCGTCGTCGCCGGGTTCCCCAACGTGGGAAAGAGCAACCTGGTCACCGTGATGAGCACCGCGGAGCCCGAGATCGCCCCCTATCCCTTCACGACCAAGGGTATCATCATCGGTCACATACAGGACGACTGGAGGAAGTACCAGATCGTCGACACACCCGGTCTCCTGGACAGGGAGTTCGAGAAGAGGAACGACATCGAGAAGCAGGCGGTCCTGGCGCTCAGGTACCTCACCGATGTCATGCTGATTGTCATCGACCCGTCGGAAACGTGCGGGTTCAAGCTGGATGTCCAGGAGAAGCTCCTCAATAACATCAGGGAGGGCTTCCCCGGAGTCACTATAATCGTCGCCGAGAGCAAGAGCGACATCCTGAAGACGGACGACGGAAGGCTGTACTTCTCCGCCCAGACGGGCGAGAACATGGAGGCCCTCACCGAGACGGTGATGAAGGAAATGAGGGAGATTGCCCGCAAGAAGGCCGTGGAAGCGGAAGTGGAATGA
- a CDS encoding ribosomal protein S11P Rps11p — protein MTAKWGIANIFASYNNVMITLTDITGAETVAKVTGGMVVKQAKDQSSPYAAQKAAEKIAEVAKEKEYVGIHVRVRAPGGNKSVSPGPGAQAAIRALTRAGLKIGRIEDVTPIPHDGTKKKGGRRGRRV, from the coding sequence ATGACCGCAAAATGGGGAATCGCTAACATCTTTGCTAGCTACAACAACGTCATGATCACATTGACCGACATCACCGGAGCGGAGACCGTCGCAAAGGTCACCGGCGGAATGGTCGTCAAGCAGGCGAAGGACCAGTCTTCGCCTTACGCGGCACAGAAGGCAGCCGAGAAGATTGCCGAGGTCGCTAAGGAGAAGGAGTACGTCGGAATCCACGTACGTGTACGTGCACCCGGTGGAAACAAGTCCGTCTCGCCCGGACCCGGTGCGCAGGCAGCGATCCGTGCCCTTACAAGGGCCGGACTCAAGATCGGCCGCATCGAGGATGTCACACCCATACCCCACGATGGAACCAAGAAGAAGGGCGGACGCAGAGGACGCAGGGTCTGA
- a CDS encoding cell surface protein yields the protein MIKDSNGGMPFSLIAVTILLMASIAGAVMAEHSRAIDDIEESEDATRKVEISADGIESYIERELGIIILDISKDGTLGSLDNRSAEFRKRAEAWIDERFPMRNGDLRAELVGRTFDLSVESMGVQDGSVISGCLPTYLRGTGVVTVNVSSPFGSSLRSFDISTDGSCALPLAVEKGSLFERMAGTGGISIPEMMKYELESLAQYRVLNGYGSRSAHGSMGTHSIITSDDVIASYNDALDLISAVCFRDINPDCGPTSVWNLMDDKAVLDTSAFCGQVLVSIIDDLVLKWYDYLRYNPLGRDPSGMFNGLTVIGQCLIGFFTETDPFDASGYVIEFVDNDSLLYPGSGTSSIDVGRYTIVVENPTLYLPNQEWIRQFGLHYTCGSDHLMDCMSSILNGAAEKALSDHLMDVTIHREQGSFVDCMIDGYRNSLDYLEPIFEFSIRNETSDVTISDPFLAALADCIYSHAEDMVLEDELRARFIDSLSTVLPDFETDSEEISRSIDSAVHAYRAKVYMDLKSFSTLGDKGGGGPDPMTHYLMCALASGLDGFNTRKIVMDRGNVMLDEVLSNLENAAGLNLPFPEEGFFLLDDGHGNTISESLDVTYENDPIAGSPVVLTDKCVHMTGFLENSTAGYSTTFQIRLVDLIDYTVRSINPVYEAFGSPFTSTYTGSISNEIVLEISVSSAWALIGVEYSASNKLLEDTFEVLYPFLEPILEPLKDLLDAIKSAAELLNGYLMEIVGYAADAVSRLYDILMGPATIISQWMQYHMEELFGSEILDLYYSLDLAKQQIGFQYMGYDFNIRFDLASLSGSTKTLFVASLSGPLSDLWFEVSLTAKVRGEMNPHNVILTGKGTVESDDWKVGISMDPMMRSSKHLLSLTAKIDDVEISAVLPDLDDYHELGLTLSNIPGIGDALDNIPIPFLGVNIGLDAGISMKYSAPVATGLLINEYESNPPGNDSGKEWVELLNNTPSSIDLDGYCLYASSDRSKKKIALSGTISPGEFLVIDLPFTLANTSSKMTKNGDGLILRDPDGVMVDRTGTHKDNGDDSGTWQRSYDGSTEWEFRESSQGQSNGSFLAGTLIAIDEAKELVMKSVTSAFSEVGPITDLESLQDVVKTAVKNAVDRIIKKVAGCFVEASVFVKVDVRDPTSTMSTGIRVALRCDNGLVEDVMKYIAGKIEAVAMSMNNPYKIDGVAMFTDNIDLEVTVSTGIQYPHILAREVEELPNVILGATFRANISALSRIISFDVGRPEVECGIRIIDCPLEVIPSKLSPKKGMDHDLWLLRAVIEWT from the coding sequence ATGATCAAGGACAGTAATGGCGGGATGCCCTTCAGTCTGATAGCGGTCACCATACTGCTCATGGCATCTATCGCCGGAGCGGTGATGGCCGAGCACTCCAGAGCGATAGACGACATCGAGGAGTCGGAAGATGCTACACGCAAGGTGGAAATCTCCGCAGATGGGATCGAATCCTACATAGAGCGCGAGCTTGGCATAATCATATTGGACATCTCTAAGGACGGAACGCTGGGTTCCCTTGACAACAGATCGGCAGAATTCCGGAAAAGAGCAGAGGCGTGGATAGATGAGCGCTTTCCGATGAGGAACGGCGATCTCAGGGCTGAATTGGTGGGCAGGACATTCGACCTCTCCGTGGAGAGCATGGGCGTACAGGATGGTTCCGTCATTTCAGGATGCCTCCCCACTTATCTAAGAGGGACAGGAGTCGTAACGGTAAACGTCTCCTCCCCCTTCGGTTCATCCCTGAGGTCCTTCGACATATCGACAGATGGAAGTTGCGCACTCCCGTTGGCGGTGGAAAAGGGATCACTGTTCGAAAGGATGGCGGGCACCGGCGGAATCTCGATCCCCGAGATGATGAAATACGAGCTGGAATCCTTGGCACAGTATAGGGTTCTGAACGGATACGGTTCCCGTTCCGCCCATGGTTCGATGGGCACCCATTCGATCATCACATCGGATGATGTCATCGCCTCCTACAACGATGCTCTGGATCTCATTTCAGCAGTGTGCTTCCGCGATATCAATCCAGACTGCGGACCGACATCCGTGTGGAATCTAATGGACGACAAGGCCGTCTTGGACACATCAGCTTTCTGTGGCCAGGTCCTGGTGTCAATCATAGATGACCTCGTCCTGAAATGGTATGATTATCTCAGATACAATCCGCTAGGACGCGACCCCAGCGGAATGTTCAACGGGTTGACCGTCATCGGGCAGTGCCTGATCGGATTCTTCACGGAGACGGATCCGTTCGATGCAAGCGGTTATGTAATAGAGTTCGTAGATAACGACAGTCTCCTCTATCCTGGATCTGGCACATCATCGATTGATGTCGGAAGATACACCATTGTGGTGGAGAATCCAACTCTGTATCTTCCCAATCAGGAATGGATCAGACAGTTCGGTTTACACTACACCTGCGGGAGCGACCACCTCATGGATTGCATGTCATCGATCCTCAACGGTGCTGCAGAGAAAGCACTGTCAGATCATCTGATGGATGTCACCATACACCGCGAACAAGGTTCATTCGTGGACTGCATGATCGACGGTTATCGCAATTCATTGGATTATCTAGAACCTATATTCGAGTTCTCCATCAGGAACGAGACTTCCGATGTCACTATATCAGATCCTTTCCTGGCAGCCTTGGCGGACTGCATATATTCCCATGCGGAAGACATGGTTCTCGAGGATGAGTTACGGGCACGGTTCATCGATTCCCTATCCACGGTGTTACCTGACTTCGAAACAGATTCTGAAGAAATCTCCAGATCCATCGATTCAGCCGTCCATGCCTACCGTGCGAAGGTCTACATGGATCTGAAATCGTTCAGTACCCTGGGCGATAAAGGCGGGGGCGGTCCCGATCCCATGACTCATTATCTCATGTGTGCACTGGCGTCCGGACTGGACGGATTCAACACGAGGAAGATAGTGATGGACCGCGGCAATGTGATGCTGGATGAGGTCCTGTCGAATTTAGAGAATGCTGCAGGCCTGAATCTGCCCTTTCCGGAGGAGGGTTTTTTCCTCTTGGATGATGGACATGGGAACACGATTAGCGAGTCCCTTGATGTCACTTATGAAAATGATCCGATAGCTGGATCTCCCGTCGTGTTAACTGACAAATGTGTGCACATGACCGGTTTCCTCGAGAACTCTACTGCAGGATACAGTACCACGTTCCAGATCAGACTGGTTGATCTGATAGATTACACCGTCAGGAGCATCAATCCCGTCTACGAGGCGTTCGGAAGCCCTTTCACATCGACATACACCGGATCGATATCCAACGAGATTGTACTGGAGATCAGTGTATCAAGCGCATGGGCGCTCATAGGTGTAGAGTACAGTGCCAGCAATAAGTTGCTGGAGGATACCTTCGAGGTTCTGTATCCGTTTCTCGAGCCAATTCTGGAACCTCTGAAGGATCTCTTGGATGCCATCAAATCAGCTGCGGAACTACTCAACGGTTACCTGATGGAGATTGTCGGATATGCGGCAGACGCTGTATCCCGTCTATACGATATCCTGATGGGCCCCGCTACCATCATCTCCCAATGGATGCAGTATCACATGGAGGAGTTGTTCGGTTCGGAGATATTGGATCTCTATTATTCACTCGACCTCGCCAAACAGCAGATCGGCTTCCAGTACATGGGATACGATTTCAACATCAGATTCGATCTGGCTTCATTGAGCGGATCGACAAAGACCCTTTTCGTGGCATCCTTATCCGGACCACTGTCTGACCTCTGGTTCGAAGTGAGTCTCACAGCGAAGGTCAGGGGCGAGATGAACCCACATAACGTCATATTGACCGGAAAAGGAACAGTTGAATCGGATGACTGGAAGGTCGGTATTTCGATGGATCCGATGATGCGCAGCAGCAAGCATCTGCTCTCATTGACCGCAAAGATCGATGATGTGGAGATATCGGCCGTATTGCCCGATTTGGATGACTATCACGAGTTGGGCCTGACCCTCAGCAACATTCCAGGGATCGGGGATGCACTGGACAACATCCCGATTCCGTTCCTTGGTGTGAACATTGGGTTGGATGCGGGCATCAGCATGAAGTATTCGGCACCGGTAGCCACAGGCCTCCTGATAAACGAATATGAATCCAATCCGCCTGGTAACGATTCCGGGAAGGAATGGGTGGAATTGCTGAACAACACCCCTTCCTCCATCGATTTGGATGGCTACTGCCTTTATGCCTCCTCGGACCGTTCCAAGAAGAAGATCGCCTTGTCTGGCACTATCTCCCCCGGTGAATTCCTTGTCATCGATCTGCCATTTACCTTGGCGAACACCTCGAGCAAGATGACAAAGAACGGTGACGGTCTGATCCTCCGTGATCCCGACGGCGTGATGGTCGACAGGACTGGAACACACAAGGACAACGGTGATGATAGCGGCACATGGCAGCGGTCCTATGATGGTTCCACCGAATGGGAGTTCAGGGAATCCTCGCAAGGACAATCGAACGGTTCGTTCTTAGCGGGCACCCTGATTGCCATCGATGAGGCCAAGGAACTAGTCATGAAATCTGTGACCTCCGCATTCTCGGAGGTCGGCCCGATTACCGATCTAGAATCCCTTCAGGATGTTGTGAAAACGGCAGTCAAGAACGCCGTAGACAGAATCATAAAGAAAGTGGCAGGATGCTTCGTCGAGGCCTCCGTATTCGTAAAAGTGGACGTACGCGACCCGACCTCTACGATGTCCACCGGGATCAGGGTCGCCCTCAGATGCGACAATGGACTGGTCGAGGACGTGATGAAATACATAGCCGGCAAAATAGAGGCGGTGGCCATGTCCATGAACAACCCCTACAAGATCGACGGTGTTGCGATGTTCACAGACAACATCGACTTGGAAGTCACAGTCAGTACCGGCATCCAGTACCCGCACATACTAGCAAGGGAAGTGGAAGAACTGCCGAACGTCATACTCGGTGCAACATTTAGAGCGAACATTTCCGCCTTGAGCAGGATCATAAGCTTCGATGTTGGAAGACCAGAGGTAGAGTGCGGCATACGGATTATCGACTGTCCCCTGGAGGTAATCCCCTCAAAACTGTCCCCGAAGAAGGGCATGGACCATGACCTGTGGCTGCTGAGAGCCGTCATAGAGTGGACGTGA
- a CDS encoding ribosomal protein S13P Rps13p, which produces MAKAKKDSQQTEDENFNYIVRIVNSDIDGQKRTVIGLQSIKGVGKRVAQIVAKKADVDPSVKIGSLSEEKIKEIETLVKTYVEYAPTWAINRQMDYETGADMHLFGQDLEVVQKEDINRMKMIRCYRGIRHETHHKVRGQRTRSNGRHGLTMGVTKK; this is translated from the coding sequence ATGGCCAAAGCGAAGAAAGACTCGCAGCAGACCGAGGATGAGAACTTCAACTACATCGTCCGTATCGTCAACTCCGATATCGACGGTCAGAAGAGGACAGTCATCGGTCTCCAGAGCATCAAGGGAGTCGGAAAGAGGGTCGCACAGATCGTCGCCAAGAAGGCAGACGTCGACCCGTCCGTCAAGATCGGATCCCTTTCCGAAGAGAAGATCAAAGAGATCGAGACACTCGTCAAGACATACGTCGAGTACGCACCTACCTGGGCAATCAACAGGCAGATGGACTACGAGACGGGAGCCGACATGCACCTGTTCGGTCAGGACCTGGAGGTCGTCCAGAAGGAGGACATCAACAGGATGAAGATGATCCGCTGCTACCGCGGTATCAGGCATGAGACTCACCACAAGGTAAGGGGTCAGAGGACCCGTTCGAACGGAAGGCACGGACTCACCATGGGAGTCACTAAGAAATGA
- a CDS encoding ribosomal protein S4P Rps4p, producing the protein MGDPKFSRKAYDTPSHPWQGERIKAEVEIVNQFGLKNKTEVWKAETTLRNLRKQSRDLQARLRTGDAQAKIEADALLAKCGRLGFLTSDATLNDILTLKDEDVLSRRLQTLVYEKGLSSTIKQARQMITHGHIHVNGHKVTVPGYIVTRKEESSIEYDPASPFTDEMHPMRISAEQAAANAAVKAKAEAEAAAAAAAAARADAEEAGITIEDGEQ; encoded by the coding sequence ATGGGAGATCCAAAGTTTTCAAGAAAGGCATATGACACCCCCTCACACCCCTGGCAGGGAGAGAGGATCAAGGCAGAGGTCGAGATCGTCAACCAGTTCGGCCTGAAGAACAAGACAGAGGTATGGAAGGCAGAGACCACCCTCAGGAACCTGAGGAAGCAGTCCAGGGACCTCCAGGCCCGTCTCAGGACCGGCGACGCACAGGCGAAGATCGAGGCAGACGCCCTCCTAGCAAAGTGCGGAAGGCTCGGATTCCTCACATCCGACGCGACCCTTAACGACATCCTGACGCTGAAGGACGAGGACGTCCTCTCGCGCCGTCTCCAGACACTTGTATACGAGAAGGGACTGTCCAGCACAATCAAGCAGGCAAGGCAGATGATCACCCACGGACACATCCACGTGAACGGACACAAGGTCACCGTTCCCGGATACATCGTCACGAGGAAAGAGGAGTCCTCCATCGAGTACGACCCCGCTTCACCCTTCACCGACGAGATGCACCCGATGAGGATCTCGGCAGAGCAGGCAGCGGCCAACGCCGCGGTCAAGGCAAAGGCAGAGGCGGAGGCAGCAGCAGCCGCAGCCGCAGCAGCCAGGGCAGACGCGGAAGAGGCAGGAATCACAATCGAGGACGGTGAGCAGTGA